From Achromobacter spanius, a single genomic window includes:
- a CDS encoding DUF883 family protein: MNKRDRLRDMFHTSDTSSHAMRDLISGTEDLLRSTASYSGSEIESARDKLKLRLDAARDQARGWERAAWDRAREVSHATDDYVHENAWKSIAGAVLLGVLAGICMMSDHGKRR; encoded by the coding sequence ATGAACAAGCGAGATAGGCTGCGCGATATGTTTCACACGTCGGACACGTCTTCGCACGCGATGCGTGACCTGATTTCGGGCACCGAGGATCTGCTGCGCAGCACAGCCAGCTATAGCGGGTCCGAGATCGAATCCGCCCGCGACAAGCTCAAGCTTCGGCTGGACGCCGCACGCGACCAGGCCCGCGGCTGGGAACGCGCCGCCTGGGACCGGGCGCGCGAGGTGTCGCACGCCACGGATGATTACGTGCATGAAAACGCCTGGAAGAGCATTGCGGGCGCGGTGCTGCTGGGCGTGCTGGCCGGCATCTGCATGATGTCGGACCACGGCAAGCGGCGGTAA
- a CDS encoding DUF748 domain-containing protein — MSSNAADARGRSRWGTALAILLLIGAVLAVLALAATRVAEQRIASILGPRSQVGNVQVGLQQVVLTDVTVPGASGQPGARARRVELEPEWTAFLRREAVFKRIVVEGFDFAVVRSPDGDMQISPALQAALRAGDGDGRTRRNGPIRVAELILRDGRLDYLDGAVSKPPHRIPFTDVQAHLQPVVIPGDGTASDMEFSGKVEDNRNGEATVRAKGKLVVGGTDADITVAARNMDIRHAAPYLADNGAGSLSGGSMDLDMKTTIARHELKASGTVALHNLKFSGDGSLFSLPRKAVLAAMKDKSGVIRFEFALAGSLDNPKFSVTRGFSAQVARGFGHAIGVGAEGAAEGVAGAVKELGDALSDMLSPTKP, encoded by the coding sequence ATGAGTTCGAACGCAGCCGACGCGCGTGGCCGGTCACGCTGGGGCACCGCCCTGGCGATTTTGCTGTTGATCGGCGCGGTGCTCGCGGTGCTGGCGCTCGCCGCCACCCGTGTGGCCGAGCAGCGCATCGCCAGCATTCTGGGCCCGCGCAGCCAGGTCGGCAACGTGCAGGTCGGCCTGCAACAGGTAGTGCTGACCGACGTCACCGTGCCGGGCGCGTCCGGTCAGCCGGGCGCGCGTGCCCGGCGCGTTGAGCTTGAACCGGAGTGGACCGCCTTCCTGCGCCGCGAGGCCGTGTTCAAGCGGATCGTTGTCGAAGGCTTTGATTTCGCCGTGGTGCGCAGCCCCGATGGCGACATGCAGATTTCCCCCGCGCTGCAAGCGGCGCTGCGCGCAGGCGACGGCGATGGCAGGACGCGGCGCAACGGTCCGATCCGCGTGGCCGAGCTGATCCTGCGCGATGGCCGCCTGGATTATCTGGACGGCGCGGTGTCCAAACCGCCGCATCGCATTCCGTTCACGGACGTGCAGGCGCATCTGCAGCCCGTCGTGATTCCGGGCGATGGCACCGCCAGCGACATGGAATTCAGCGGCAAGGTCGAGGACAACCGCAACGGCGAAGCCACCGTGCGGGCAAAGGGCAAGCTGGTGGTGGGCGGCACGGATGCCGACATCACGGTGGCGGCGCGCAACATGGACATCCGCCATGCGGCGCCTTATCTGGCCGATAACGGCGCCGGCTCGCTGTCCGGCGGATCCATGGACCTGGACATGAAGACCACCATCGCGCGCCACGAGCTCAAGGCCTCTGGCACCGTCGCGTTGCACAACCTGAAATTCAGTGGCGACGGCAGCCTGTTTTCGTTGCCGCGCAAGGCGGTGCTGGCGGCCATGAAGGACAAGAGTGGCGTCATCCGATTTGAGTTCGCGCTGGCCGGCAGCCTGGACAATCCCAAGTTCTCGGTCACGCGCGGGTTTTCGGCGCAGGTGGCGCGCGGGTTCGGGCATGCCATCGGCGTGGGGGCGGAAGGCGCAGCGGAAGGGGTGGCGGGCGCCGTCAAGGAACTGGGCGATGCGCTGTCGGACATGCTGAGCCCGACGAAGCCCTGA
- a CDS encoding DUF3182 family protein, with protein MNRPQPDSAGTVAAYPRRTGASEHEIASQEALALRIAALLGRRFVPDYRPTRNRGEPPPYYVPDRSITSLARAAKLGIARAADLFGGVTPHAFVATKSITHGVVDAQAKAPQGWVRPLAGELDEVVLRGYTAFTLDDAHRAGERLLQAGALRLKPADANAGRGQIVVRDTQALRAALNGQDAAIMRRLGLVLEEDLAQIATYSVGWIRIGKLEASYVGTQSLTRDNSGEPVYGGSALTFARGGFDELRALNLSDEERQAVDLSCRYDTAVSTAYPDFFASRRNYDVGIGQNARGEPRAGVLEQSWRAGGASIAELSALQAFMLSPSLKSVSAFTRERYGTDEPAPTSEQYVYRGEDSAVGMITKSGGILEDDNGRL; from the coding sequence ATGAATCGACCCCAACCCGACTCAGCAGGCACCGTCGCCGCCTACCCCCGGCGCACCGGCGCGTCCGAACATGAGATCGCCTCGCAGGAGGCGCTGGCCTTGCGGATCGCAGCCTTGTTGGGCCGGCGTTTTGTGCCGGACTACCGGCCGACCCGCAACCGCGGCGAGCCGCCGCCCTACTACGTGCCCGACCGCAGCATCACCAGCCTGGCCCGTGCGGCCAAGCTCGGCATCGCGCGCGCGGCCGACTTGTTCGGCGGCGTGACGCCGCACGCCTTCGTCGCGACCAAATCCATCACCCACGGCGTCGTCGACGCCCAGGCCAAAGCGCCGCAGGGCTGGGTGCGGCCGCTGGCCGGCGAGCTGGATGAGGTCGTGCTGCGCGGGTACACCGCCTTCACGCTGGACGATGCGCATCGCGCGGGCGAACGTCTGCTGCAGGCGGGCGCGCTGCGGCTGAAGCCGGCCGACGCCAACGCCGGGCGCGGTCAGATCGTCGTGCGCGACACGCAGGCGCTGCGCGCCGCGCTGAACGGCCAGGACGCCGCCATCATGCGCCGGCTTGGACTGGTGCTGGAAGAGGACCTGGCGCAGATCGCGACCTACAGCGTGGGCTGGATCCGGATCGGCAAGCTGGAAGCGTCGTACGTGGGAACGCAAAGCCTTACCCGCGACAACAGCGGAGAGCCGGTGTACGGCGGCTCTGCGCTGACCTTCGCACGCGGCGGGTTCGACGAACTGCGGGCGTTGAACCTGTCGGACGAAGAACGGCAGGCGGTGGACCTGAGCTGCCGCTACGACACGGCGGTATCCACCGCGTATCCCGACTTTTTCGCATCGCGCCGCAACTACGACGTGGGGATCGGCCAGAATGCCCGCGGCGAGCCCCGCGCGGGCGTGCTGGAACAGTCGTGGCGCGCCGGCGGCGCCAGCATCGCGGAGCTGTCCGCCCTGCAGGCGTTCATGCTGTCCCCGTCGCTCAAGTCGGTGTCCGCCTTCACGCGCGAGCGCTACGGCACGGACGAACCGGCGCCCACGTCGGAGCAATACGTGTATCGCGGCGAAGATTCCGCCGTCGGTATGATCACCAAATCGGGGGGAATCCTGGAGGACGATAATGGCCGCCTTTAG
- the glgA gene encoding glycogen synthase GlgA, whose amino-acid sequence MPKTRTLIVAGEAFPLAKTGGLGDAITGMARALIEARMPLSVLLPAYRGVKAKLNRVREVATLDDLPGGPAVLLEGKCPQSGIDYLILENDALYDRGGLYADENGNEHPDNGLRYAALAHAAVRVAGGLPGVMRPTLVHAHDWHAGLVPLLLRAADLPDVKSVMTIHNLAFQGLFPMANADEFGVPDWARNDDGAQAWGQLNFLKAGIRFADRVTTVSHTYAREIMTPAFGCGLDGLLRSRADDLLPIPNGIDDVLWNPARDPYLRSHRYSVRDLTNKIHCKAALQREFGLRPDPAATLMGMGNRLTEQKMADVAVHALPEALERHPSLQIAILGQGDHRLEEALQDIARRYPGRCATHIGYDEGIAHRLHAGSDILLHASRFEPFGLTPLYAMRYGTLPIGSRVGGMADTIQDPGPRAPLSAMSSATGLLFEGDTPQAMSAAIERAIDLRAHGILWRLMQRNAMNTDFGWRAAISLYASLYRSLVEPEYRDAAPAPALQPASVSAVNRRPQRTGGAMPAAI is encoded by the coding sequence ATGCCAAAGACGAGAACCCTGATCGTGGCGGGAGAAGCTTTCCCTCTGGCCAAAACGGGCGGCCTGGGAGATGCCATCACCGGAATGGCCCGCGCGTTGATCGAGGCGCGAATGCCCCTGAGCGTGTTGCTGCCCGCCTATCGGGGCGTAAAGGCCAAGTTGAACCGCGTACGCGAGGTGGCCACGCTGGATGACCTGCCGGGTGGCCCGGCGGTGCTGCTGGAAGGCAAATGCCCGCAGTCCGGCATCGACTACCTGATCCTGGAAAACGATGCCCTGTATGACCGCGGCGGTCTCTATGCCGACGAGAACGGCAATGAACATCCCGACAACGGATTGCGCTATGCGGCGCTGGCGCACGCCGCGGTGCGCGTGGCGGGCGGTTTGCCCGGCGTGATGCGCCCCACGCTGGTGCACGCGCACGACTGGCACGCCGGATTGGTGCCGCTGCTGCTGCGTGCCGCTGACCTGCCCGACGTCAAGAGCGTGATGACCATCCACAATCTCGCGTTCCAGGGCCTGTTCCCGATGGCGAACGCGGACGAATTCGGGGTGCCGGACTGGGCCCGCAACGACGATGGCGCGCAGGCCTGGGGCCAACTCAATTTCCTGAAGGCTGGCATCCGGTTCGCCGATCGCGTCACCACGGTCAGCCATACCTACGCCCGCGAAATCATGACGCCCGCATTCGGGTGCGGGCTGGATGGGCTGCTGCGCAGCCGTGCGGACGACCTGCTGCCGATTCCGAACGGCATCGACGACGTGCTGTGGAACCCTGCGCGCGACCCTTACCTGCGCAGCCACCGCTATTCCGTCCGCGACCTGACCAACAAGATCCATTGCAAGGCGGCCTTGCAGCGGGAGTTCGGTCTGCGGCCGGATCCGGCCGCAACCCTGATGGGCATGGGCAACCGCCTGACCGAGCAAAAAATGGCGGATGTCGCGGTGCACGCGCTGCCGGAGGCGCTGGAGCGCCACCCCAGCTTGCAGATCGCGATCCTGGGCCAGGGCGACCACCGGCTTGAAGAAGCGCTGCAAGACATCGCGCGCCGCTACCCGGGGCGCTGCGCCACCCACATTGGCTACGACGAGGGCATCGCCCACCGCCTGCACGCGGGTTCCGACATATTGCTGCACGCGAGCCGTTTCGAGCCATTTGGTCTGACGCCCCTATACGCCATGCGCTACGGCACGCTGCCGATCGGCTCGCGTGTCGGCGGCATGGCCGACACCATCCAGGATCCCGGCCCGCGCGCGCCGCTGTCGGCCATGTCGTCGGCCACCGGCCTGCTCTTTGAAGGCGACACCCCGCAGGCCATGAGCGCCGCCATCGAGCGCGCAATCGACTTGCGCGCCCACGGCATTCTGTGGCGATTGATGCAGCGCAACGCGATGAATACCGACTTCGGCTGGCGCGCCGCGATCAGCCTGTACGCGAGCCTGTACCGGTCGCTGGTGGAACCCGAGTACCGCGATGCGGCGCCCGCCCCTGCCTTGCAGCCGGCCAGCGTCTCCGCCGTCAACCGCCGCCCGCAGCGCACAGGTGGCGCCATGCCGGCCGCCATTTAA
- a CDS encoding alpha/beta hydrolase family protein, translated as MAAFSDPIDIEVADQRLAGTFLTPESKVPGVLFIHGWGGDQKFDLARAKGIAALGCVCLTFDLRGHAATQAQQMQVSRDDNLRDVMAAYDRLAAHPSLDSGSVAVVGSSYGGYLAAILSGLRRVRWLGLHVPALYRDDEWMLPKNQLNRETLRAYRNTHIEPESNRALSCCANFTGDVLIVEAEHDVYIPHSTIMNYRSAFRRSHSLTHRILDGADHALTDKASQQAYTSILVNWVTEMVMGARVGRARPVP; from the coding sequence ATGGCCGCCTTTAGCGACCCAATCGACATCGAGGTGGCGGACCAGCGGCTGGCCGGCACCTTTCTCACGCCCGAAAGCAAGGTGCCGGGCGTGCTGTTCATTCACGGCTGGGGCGGTGACCAGAAGTTCGACCTGGCCCGCGCCAAGGGCATCGCCGCGCTCGGCTGCGTCTGCCTGACGTTCGACCTGCGCGGCCATGCCGCCACCCAGGCCCAGCAGATGCAGGTCTCGCGCGACGACAACCTGCGCGACGTGATGGCGGCCTACGACCGCCTGGCGGCGCACCCGTCGCTGGACAGCGGCTCGGTGGCCGTGGTGGGCAGCAGCTACGGCGGCTACCTGGCCGCCATCCTGAGCGGCCTGCGCCGCGTGCGCTGGCTGGGCCTGCACGTGCCCGCGCTGTATCGCGACGACGAGTGGATGCTGCCCAAGAACCAGCTCAACCGCGAGACGTTGCGCGCCTACCGCAACACGCACATCGAGCCCGAAAGCAACCGCGCGCTGTCGTGCTGCGCCAACTTCACCGGCGACGTGCTGATTGTGGAAGCCGAGCACGACGTCTATATCCCGCACTCCACGATCATGAATTACCGGTCGGCCTTCCGGCGGTCGCATTCGCTGACGCACCGCATATTGGACGGCGCGGACCATGCGCTGACCGACAAGGCTTCGCAACAGGCCTACACGTCGATTCTGGTGAACTGGGTAACGGAGATGGTGATGGGTGCGCGTGTGGGACGGGCACGGCCGGTGCCGTAG
- a CDS encoding PRC-barrel domain-containing protein — translation MNQPLTGAGHVQSETKIVGGPKSDPSGPGPEIMAASTLEGNDVYNPAGESLGSIQEIMVDVPRGRIAYAVLSRGGILGIGDKLYAIPWSALTLDTDRKCFVLNVDKDVLKNAEGFDKDNWPSMADETWARGIHQYYNQPPYW, via the coding sequence ATGAACCAACCATTGACCGGTGCCGGCCACGTGCAAAGCGAAACCAAGATTGTGGGCGGTCCGAAGAGCGATCCCAGCGGCCCCGGACCTGAAATCATGGCGGCCAGCACGCTGGAAGGCAACGACGTGTATAACCCCGCCGGCGAATCCCTGGGCAGCATCCAGGAGATCATGGTGGACGTGCCGCGCGGACGCATCGCGTACGCCGTGCTGTCGCGCGGCGGCATCCTTGGCATTGGCGACAAGCTGTACGCCATTCCGTGGAGCGCGTTGACGTTGGATACCGACCGCAAGTGCTTCGTGCTGAATGTGGACAAGGACGTGCTCAAGAACGCGGAGGGGTTCGACAAGGACAACTGGCCCAGCATGGCGGACGAGACCTGGGCGCGCGGCATCCATCAGTACTACAACCAACCTCCTTACTGGTAA
- a CDS encoding alpha-1,4-glucan--maltose-1-phosphate maltosyltransferase → MPVPHSSVPAPSRAPVRLYHARNGLPEGEAAIEALSKRLAQRGFNAVLVPAPWLTGPQPGSLAAQNADTAEWNGQETPITQWYTQAAAPLSAHGLALFVDVILDRSARNAVASTAEPGWYRSTHEEPARDPRLTQEERGVLHLPEGALPPGFLAAWTERLLDWARSGVKGLVFQAPHRLPADAWRELGGALRAQNPDVRLLAWTPGLSPADLAGLRDAAFDAAFSSLPWWDFKSSWLAEEDARLRAIGDVIAAPPQSGAQRPSEDGRRAIWSAAVTGDGLMLTDEDERRLPDVETVNAWFAGPRLKGPLCLLGGRDGSCTALLRDAGDGATLALAINPSATQDAAMDWDALAPMLPPADLVPFTPPTGLQAQASHLAGGDCAMLMFQPTQPVRDAVRHHRTRADDLASQRVALENISPAVDGGAYPVKTIPHARIVVQADIFMDGHDQLAAEVRWRAKDEARWHTVSMTRGLNDRWEAAFRPRRIGAHEFVVAAWFDAWHTFSHDIEVKHQAGRDLSLEIHEGLALLRDALARAEAGSPAGADAEPVREALAAFADADLAHPVPPTAEQVAVLLDPALAHAMHTLDDHPFEAVTAIAYPVWVDRAQACHSSWYELFPRSQAAEPGRHGTFDDVIARLPDVREMGFDVLYMPPIHPIGQRNRKGRNNSLRAEPGDVGSPYAIGAQSGGHDAIEPALGTLTDFLNLVDAAAQHGMEIALDFAIQCSPDHPWLAQHPDWFSWRPDGSMRYAENPPKKYEDIVNVSFYGGQNRRSRKLGLWRALRDVVLFWVNHGVRIFRVDNPHTKPLPFWQWLICEVQAKHPDVIFLSEAFTRPKMMYRLAKIGFTQSYTYFTWRNERAELEAYLQEISSPPAADFFRPHFFVNTPDINPFFLQTSGRPGFLIRAALAALGSGLWGVYSGFELCEGAALPGKEEYLDSEKYELRQRDWHAPGNIRAEITRLNQIRRANPALQTHRGLTLTTSSNNRVLAFYKSTPGHGNVVLAVISLDPFQAQQTRVEAPFWLFGEADAGQLSAEDLLTETRETWHEKHRNLTLTPDQPYRVWRLSLHG, encoded by the coding sequence ATACCGGTGCCCCACTCCTCCGTCCCCGCGCCGTCCCGCGCCCCAGTACGCCTGTACCACGCCCGTAACGGTCTGCCGGAGGGCGAAGCCGCCATCGAGGCCCTGAGCAAACGGCTTGCGCAACGCGGCTTTAACGCCGTGCTGGTGCCCGCCCCGTGGCTGACGGGCCCGCAGCCGGGATCGCTCGCCGCGCAGAATGCGGACACGGCGGAGTGGAACGGACAGGAAACGCCGATCACCCAGTGGTACACGCAGGCCGCGGCGCCGTTGTCGGCGCACGGCCTGGCGCTGTTCGTGGATGTGATACTCGATCGCAGCGCCCGCAACGCAGTGGCGTCGACTGCCGAGCCGGGCTGGTACCGGTCGACACATGAAGAGCCCGCGCGCGACCCGCGGCTGACGCAAGAAGAGCGCGGCGTGCTGCACCTGCCTGAAGGCGCCCTGCCGCCGGGATTTCTGGCGGCGTGGACCGAACGTCTGCTGGACTGGGCCCGCAGCGGGGTCAAGGGACTTGTCTTCCAGGCGCCCCACCGCTTGCCCGCCGACGCGTGGCGCGAGCTTGGCGGCGCCCTGCGCGCACAAAACCCCGACGTGCGGCTGCTGGCCTGGACGCCCGGCCTGTCGCCCGCCGACCTGGCGGGCCTGCGGGACGCGGCCTTCGACGCGGCGTTCTCGTCGCTGCCGTGGTGGGACTTCAAGTCCTCGTGGCTGGCCGAAGAGGATGCCCGGCTGCGCGCCATTGGCGACGTCATCGCGGCCCCCCCGCAGTCCGGCGCGCAGCGGCCGTCGGAGGACGGCAGACGCGCCATCTGGAGCGCAGCCGTCACCGGCGATGGCCTCATGCTCACGGATGAGGACGAACGCCGCCTGCCCGATGTGGAAACGGTGAACGCCTGGTTCGCGGGACCGCGACTGAAGGGACCGCTATGTCTGCTGGGCGGACGCGACGGCAGTTGCACGGCACTGCTGCGCGACGCCGGCGACGGCGCAACGCTGGCGCTCGCGATCAACCCCTCGGCCACGCAGGATGCCGCGATGGATTGGGATGCCCTGGCGCCGATGCTGCCGCCGGCGGACCTCGTCCCCTTCACGCCGCCCACGGGATTGCAAGCACAGGCCAGCCACCTCGCGGGCGGCGACTGCGCGATGTTGATGTTCCAGCCCACACAACCGGTGCGCGACGCAGTGCGCCATCACCGCACCCGGGCCGACGATCTGGCCAGCCAGCGCGTCGCCCTGGAGAACATCAGCCCGGCCGTCGACGGCGGCGCTTATCCAGTCAAGACCATTCCCCACGCGCGCATCGTCGTGCAAGCCGATATCTTCATGGATGGCCACGACCAGCTGGCCGCCGAAGTGCGCTGGCGCGCCAAGGACGAGGCCCGCTGGCACACCGTGTCCATGACGCGCGGCCTGAACGACCGCTGGGAGGCAGCCTTCCGGCCTCGCCGCATCGGGGCGCATGAATTTGTCGTGGCCGCGTGGTTCGACGCATGGCACACGTTCTCGCATGACATCGAGGTCAAGCACCAGGCCGGCCGCGACCTGAGCCTGGAGATCCACGAGGGGCTGGCGCTGCTGCGCGATGCCCTGGCGCGCGCTGAAGCCGGATCGCCCGCCGGGGCCGACGCCGAGCCGGTGCGCGAGGCCCTGGCCGCCTTCGCGGACGCCGATCTGGCCCACCCGGTTCCGCCAACGGCCGAGCAGGTCGCCGTGCTGCTCGATCCCGCGTTGGCCCACGCCATGCACACTCTGGACGACCACCCTTTTGAAGCCGTCACCGCCATCGCCTATCCAGTCTGGGTGGACCGCGCCCAGGCCTGCCACTCCAGTTGGTACGAGCTGTTTCCGCGATCTCAGGCCGCCGAACCCGGGCGCCACGGCACCTTCGACGACGTGATCGCGCGCCTGCCCGACGTGCGCGAGATGGGATTTGACGTGCTGTACATGCCGCCCATCCACCCCATCGGCCAGCGCAACCGCAAGGGCCGCAACAACAGCCTGCGCGCCGAGCCCGGCGACGTGGGCAGCCCCTACGCCATCGGCGCGCAGAGCGGCGGCCACGACGCGATCGAACCCGCGCTGGGCACACTGACGGACTTCCTGAACCTGGTGGACGCGGCCGCGCAGCACGGCATGGAGATCGCGCTGGACTTTGCCATCCAGTGCTCGCCGGACCACCCGTGGCTGGCCCAGCATCCGGACTGGTTTTCGTGGCGGCCGGACGGCTCGATGCGCTACGCCGAGAATCCGCCCAAGAAGTATGAGGACATCGTCAACGTGTCCTTCTACGGCGGCCAGAACCGCCGCAGCCGCAAGCTGGGCCTCTGGCGCGCGCTACGCGACGTGGTGCTGTTCTGGGTGAACCACGGCGTGCGCATCTTCCGCGTCGACAATCCGCACACCAAGCCGCTGCCGTTCTGGCAGTGGCTGATCTGCGAGGTCCAGGCCAAGCATCCGGACGTCATCTTTCTGTCCGAGGCCTTCACGCGCCCCAAGATGATGTACCGCCTGGCCAAGATCGGCTTCACTCAGTCATACACCTACTTCACGTGGCGCAACGAGCGTGCCGAGCTGGAAGCTTATCTGCAGGAGATCTCGTCGCCGCCCGCGGCCGACTTCTTCCGGCCGCATTTCTTTGTGAACACGCCGGACATCAATCCGTTCTTCCTGCAGACCTCGGGACGCCCGGGCTTTCTGATCCGCGCGGCGCTGGCCGCGCTGGGTTCCGGCCTGTGGGGCGTCTATAGCGGCTTCGAGCTTTGCGAAGGCGCGGCGTTGCCGGGCAAGGAAGAGTATCTGGATTCGGAGAAGTACGAACTGCGCCAGCGCGACTGGCACGCGCCGGGCAACATCCGCGCCGAGATCACGCGCCTGAACCAGATCCGGCGCGCCAACCCCGCGTTGCAGACACATCGCGGGCTGACCTTGACCACCAGCAGCAACAACCGTGTGCTGGCGTTCTACAAGTCCACGCCGGGCCACGGCAACGTGGTGCTGGCCGTCATCAGCCTGGATCCGTTCCAGGCGCAGCAAACGCGGGTCGAGGCGCCGTTCTGGCTGTTTGGCGAGGCCGATGCCGGCCAGTTGTCCGCCGAAGATCTGCTGACCGAAACCCGAGAGACCTGGCACGAGAAGCACCGCAATCTGACGCTGACCCCCGACCAACCTTATCGCGTGTGGCGGCTTTCGCTGCATGGATGA
- a CDS encoding thiamine pyrophosphate-requiring protein yields METVSDFVLKRLSQWGVRKVYGYPGDGINGLIGAFGRTEEPLEFIQARHEESAAFMACAHAKFTGQVGVCLATSGPGAIHLLNGLYDAKLDHQPVVALVGQQARSALGGDYQQEVDLISLFKDVAHDFVQMATTAEQARHMVDRAMRIALERRSVTCVIFPNDVQDLPAVPVPPREHGTVHTGIGVTSHAAVPGPDALRNAADILNRGEKVAMLVGAGALQAGEQVSQVAELLGAGVAKALLGKAVLPDSLPYVTGAIGLLGTQPSWDMMNECDTLLMVGTSFPYAEFLPQEGQARVVQIDRDGRKLSLRYPVELGLVGDSRLTLEALIPLLEPKKARRWRDRIEKQVSTWRETVHARAMVDAKPINPQRPFLELSKRLPPQTILTCDSGSSANWYARNVDIQAGMMGSVSGGLATMGCGVPYAIAAKEAYPDRPVIALVGDGAMQMLGINELITIAHRWKDWHSPTLVVMVLNNGDLNLVTWEQRVMGGDPRFADSQWLPKFSYAEYGRMLGLEGIRVDSPDDIGPAWDRALAAGRPVVLEMVTDPEMPPLPPHIPAKQIGAYFKALRQEDAAAGGAALRATIKQWWAG; encoded by the coding sequence ATGGAAACAGTGTCGGACTTCGTGTTGAAGCGGCTGTCGCAGTGGGGCGTGCGCAAGGTGTACGGCTATCCCGGCGACGGCATCAACGGTCTGATCGGCGCCTTCGGCCGCACCGAGGAGCCGCTGGAGTTCATACAAGCCCGGCACGAGGAAAGCGCGGCGTTCATGGCTTGCGCGCACGCCAAATTCACCGGCCAAGTCGGGGTGTGCCTGGCGACGTCGGGTCCCGGCGCCATCCACCTGCTGAATGGCCTGTACGACGCCAAGCTCGATCACCAGCCGGTCGTGGCGCTGGTGGGCCAGCAGGCGCGCAGCGCACTGGGCGGCGATTACCAGCAGGAGGTCGATCTGATCAGCCTGTTCAAGGACGTGGCGCACGATTTCGTGCAGATGGCGACGACGGCCGAGCAGGCGCGCCACATGGTGGACCGCGCCATGCGCATCGCCCTGGAGCGCCGCAGCGTCACCTGCGTCATCTTTCCGAACGATGTGCAGGATCTGCCGGCCGTGCCGGTGCCGCCGCGCGAGCACGGCACGGTGCACACCGGCATTGGCGTCACGTCGCACGCCGCAGTGCCCGGCCCGGACGCGCTGCGCAACGCGGCGGACATCCTGAACCGCGGCGAGAAAGTGGCGATGCTTGTGGGCGCGGGCGCGCTGCAGGCGGGCGAGCAGGTCAGCCAGGTCGCCGAACTGCTGGGCGCGGGTGTGGCCAAGGCGCTGCTGGGCAAGGCCGTGCTGCCGGACAGTCTGCCTTACGTGACGGGCGCCATCGGCCTGTTAGGCACGCAGCCAAGCTGGGACATGATGAACGAGTGCGACACGCTATTGATGGTGGGCACCTCGTTTCCGTATGCGGAGTTCCTGCCGCAGGAAGGCCAGGCGCGCGTCGTGCAGATCGACCGAGACGGGCGCAAGCTCAGTCTGCGCTATCCCGTCGAGCTCGGCTTGGTGGGCGACAGCCGGCTGACGCTGGAGGCGCTGATTCCGCTGCTGGAACCCAAGAAGGCGCGCCGCTGGCGTGACCGGATCGAAAAGCAGGTCTCTACCTGGCGCGAGACCGTGCATGCGCGCGCCATGGTCGACGCCAAGCCCATCAATCCCCAGCGGCCATTCCTCGAACTGTCCAAGCGGCTGCCGCCGCAGACCATCCTGACGTGCGATTCGGGCTCGTCCGCGAACTGGTACGCGCGCAACGTCGACATTCAGGCGGGCATGATGGGATCGGTGTCGGGCGGACTGGCCACGATGGGGTGCGGCGTGCCTTACGCCATTGCGGCCAAGGAGGCCTATCCCGACAGGCCGGTCATTGCACTGGTGGGCGACGGCGCCATGCAGATGCTGGGCATCAACGAGCTCATCACCATCGCCCATCGCTGGAAGGACTGGCACAGCCCCACGCTGGTCGTCATGGTGCTGAACAACGGCGACCTGAACCTGGTGACATGGGAGCAGCGGGTGATGGGCGGCGATCCGCGTTTTGCGGATTCGCAGTGGCTGCCCAAGTTTTCATACGCGGAGTATGGCCGGATGCTGGGCCTGGAGGGCATCCGGGTCGACAGCCCCGACGATATCGGTCCGGCCTGGGACCGCGCGCTGGCGGCGGGCCGCCCGGTGGTGCTGGAGATGGTGACCGACCCCGAGATGCCGCCATTGCCTCCGCACATTCCCGCCAAGCAGATCGGCGCGTACTTCAAGGCGTTGCGCCAGGAAGATGCCGCGGCGGGCGGCGCCGCGCTGCGCGCCACGATCAAGCAGTGGTGGGCGGGTTGA